Proteins encoded within one genomic window of Citrobacter amalonaticus Y19:
- a CDS encoding DUF3820 family protein, with protein MEKEQLVEIANTVMPFGKYKGRRLIDVPEEYLLWFARKDEFPAGKLGELMQITLLIKTEGLSQLVQPLKRPL; from the coding sequence ATGGAGAAAGAGCAGCTCGTTGAGATTGCCAACACGGTGATGCCGTTTGGTAAATATAAAGGGCGTCGGCTGATCGATGTGCCGGAAGAGTATCTGCTGTGGTTTGCCCGCAAGGATGAGTTCCCGGCGGGTAAACTGGGCGAGCTGATGCAAATCACGCTGCTGATCAAAACGGAAGGGCTGAGCCAACTGGTTCAGCCCCTGAAGCGTCCGCTTTAA